From Saprospiraceae bacterium, one genomic window encodes:
- a CDS encoding bi-domain-containing oxidoreductase: MKQIIQNLSDGSTYLIETENPSPSEFEVLIQNSHSLVSSGTEKMLTEFGRKSWLGKIKSHPDQFFQVLEKIQSEGLIHTYRKVKLKLDQPIPLGYSSAGVVIAVGEKVRNFRPGDRVISNGSHAELVCISENLVCKIPEELSFEQAAFTVVGAIALHGVRLATPEIGEKIVVIGLGLIGLLTAQILRIGGADVIGIDIDPSKVELANNLGIAAFTSIDSDQTIREILYWSAGLGVDGVVITANSSSNLIIHQASQMCRKRARIVLVGVVGLDLKRDDFYKKEISFQVSCSYGPGRYDLNYETKNLDFPHEYVRWTENRNFEAVLKLMQSGQLQVEKLISGIFSLEEYDQVYGQLGQQDKPAILFKYHPPIEKKQIQKIQTKISGHPDKAGVSIIGSGSFVSNVILPTLKKLDANLVSIYSSNAAQVGFLAQKYKIQKIQSDTKSVFLDSDIQGVIIANRHKYHAALVADGLQNHKNIFVEKPLALSFEELDRIKKELLESRGSLMVGYNRRFSKFSQYLKMQLMQSKAPVQLVGIINAGSIPMDHWIQDPELGGGRIIGEACHYFDLFIYLTGSFISEVFANSMGDHHLYTDHATILLKFENGSSATIHYFSNGSSKYPKERIEAHQLGKTFVIDNFQSVSSYGAKNHFSSRGLDKGHLLQFKEWLKLLKEGGSPLIPFDELYNSAYAVLQSLKSLQTGMPFKLSQTMP; the protein is encoded by the coding sequence ATGAAACAAATTATACAAAACTTGTCTGATGGATCTACTTATCTGATCGAAACAGAAAATCCTTCGCCCTCTGAATTTGAAGTTTTGATTCAGAATTCGCATTCTTTGGTTTCATCCGGTACAGAAAAGATGTTGACGGAATTTGGTAGAAAGTCCTGGTTGGGTAAAATTAAATCACATCCTGATCAATTTTTTCAAGTTTTGGAGAAGATTCAATCAGAGGGATTGATTCATACCTATCGCAAGGTGAAGTTAAAATTGGATCAGCCCATTCCACTTGGCTATTCAAGTGCCGGAGTTGTTATTGCGGTGGGAGAGAAAGTGAGAAATTTTAGGCCAGGTGATCGGGTTATATCTAATGGTTCACATGCTGAATTGGTCTGCATTTCGGAAAATTTGGTGTGTAAGATTCCGGAAGAACTTAGTTTTGAGCAGGCTGCATTTACAGTAGTTGGTGCCATCGCTTTGCATGGAGTGCGTTTGGCAACTCCTGAAATTGGTGAAAAAATCGTGGTGATTGGTTTGGGCTTAATTGGTTTATTGACGGCACAGATTTTGAGGATTGGTGGAGCCGATGTCATTGGAATCGATATCGATCCAAGCAAGGTTGAGTTGGCTAATAATTTGGGAATTGCGGCTTTTACTTCAATAGATTCTGATCAAACCATCCGTGAGATATTATATTGGAGCGCTGGGTTGGGAGTCGATGGGGTGGTCATAACCGCGAATTCTTCATCCAATTTGATTATCCACCAAGCCTCGCAGATGTGTAGAAAAAGAGCGCGTATTGTTTTGGTAGGCGTCGTTGGACTTGATTTAAAGAGAGATGATTTTTATAAAAAAGAAATAAGTTTTCAGGTTTCTTGTTCTTATGGTCCGGGTCGGTATGATTTAAATTATGAGACAAAGAACCTGGATTTTCCACACGAGTATGTAAGGTGGACGGAGAATCGCAACTTTGAAGCAGTTTTAAAATTGATGCAATCAGGACAGCTGCAAGTGGAAAAATTAATTTCAGGTATTTTTTCTCTGGAAGAATATGATCAGGTGTATGGGCAGCTCGGACAACAGGATAAGCCTGCAATTCTCTTCAAATATCATCCTCCAATAGAGAAGAAACAGATTCAGAAAATTCAAACAAAAATTTCAGGACATCCAGATAAGGCAGGCGTTTCAATAATAGGCTCAGGTTCATTTGTAAGCAATGTTATACTTCCGACCCTCAAAAAACTGGATGCAAATTTGGTTTCGATTTATAGTTCTAATGCTGCACAAGTAGGATTTTTAGCTCAGAAATACAAGATACAGAAAATTCAGTCTGACACAAAATCTGTATTTTTGGATTCAGATATTCAGGGAGTAATTATAGCCAACAGGCACAAGTATCATGCGGCTTTAGTCGCAGATGGTTTGCAGAATCATAAAAATATTTTTGTGGAGAAACCTTTGGCGCTAAGTTTTGAAGAATTAGATCGGATTAAAAAGGAATTATTAGAGAGCAGGGGATCTCTGATGGTAGGTTATAACCGGAGATTCTCCAAATTTTCACAGTATCTTAAAATGCAGCTGATGCAAAGCAAAGCTCCCGTTCAGTTGGTGGGCATTATAAATGCAGGAAGCATTCCAATGGATCATTGGATTCAGGATCCGGAGTTGGGTGGAGGTAGAATCATAGGTGAAGCATGTCACTATTTTGATTTGTTCATTTACTTGACGGGTAGTTTTATTTCTGAAGTATTTGCAAATTCGATGGGTGATCACCATTTGTACACCGATCATGCGACCATTCTATTAAAATTCGAGAATGGGTCATCTGCTACCATCCATTATTTTTCGAACGGTTCGAGCAAGTATCCAAAAGAGCGAATCGAAGCACATCAATTGGGAAAGACGTTTGTGATTGATAACTTTCAGTCTGTTTCCAGCTACGGAGCTAAGAATCACTTTTCATCCCGAGGTTTGGACAAAGGTCATCTTTTGCAATTTAAAGAATGGTTAAAATTGTTAAAGGAAGGTGGTTCACCCCTCATCCCATTTGATGAACTTTACAATTCAGCCTATGCAGTATTACAATCCTTGAAGTCGCTTCAGACCGGAATGCCGTTTAAATTGTCACAGACTATGCCTTGA
- the asnB gene encoding asparagine synthase (glutamine-hydrolyzing) — protein sequence MCGIFGAIGKKCNVSPEAVFQLLKHRGPDDRGFYKDEQLLLAHVRLSIVDLSSGGHQPMFSADGNFVLVFNGEIYNYLELKKELERDFTFNTESDTEVLLCALIKWGMACLNKLNGIFSFAFYNIAEKRLWLCRDQFGVKPLYYFHDDTGFYFASEIKAITAFVHPVGINTEGLYNYLYFMYSPGETAFLDNLYKLPGGHFLEFDLSINQHKVIKYFQLPLAQNVVKLTALEESMRLLESILLKNIELQLNADVPVGFMLSGGLDSSLILAMAKKIQPNTDFTAYTIAASTNFLNEGFSDDVHFAKLVCRHLGVRHKIIENDNFEMEDIDQLIYHLEEPQADISSFLVGRIAQQARQDGVFVLMSGAGGDDFFSGYRRHQAIYYQKTLGWWPGSFVMLKYISACLGKNSSINRRLNKFLKSFSSDGRQLNLASLYGWIDFDQLKSLLNDALILDQWIDHPIRLYETEFQNLPAENTLNKLLYLDSKYFLPDHNLNYNDKLSMAHGVELRVPLVNMDLANFTANLSVEFKMKAGETKFILKKLAEKYLPEKVVYRSKTGFGGPVRSWFDKPNGEKFLDLLDSNKHYFNKIFNVEKLRNLYDLNLKGEVDASYTLLGVLFVESCLRQFYFNAGELKINS from the coding sequence ATGTGCGGAATATTTGGAGCGATCGGTAAAAAATGCAATGTTTCCCCGGAAGCTGTGTTCCAATTGTTGAAGCACAGAGGTCCAGATGACAGAGGATTTTACAAAGATGAACAGCTCTTATTGGCGCATGTCAGATTGTCGATCGTCGATTTGAGTTCCGGTGGTCATCAGCCAATGTTCAGTGCGGATGGTAATTTTGTATTGGTTTTTAATGGCGAAATATACAATTATCTGGAACTTAAAAAGGAGTTGGAAAGAGATTTTACTTTTAACACAGAAAGTGATACCGAAGTCTTATTGTGCGCATTGATCAAGTGGGGAATGGCTTGTCTCAATAAATTGAACGGAATATTTTCATTTGCCTTTTACAACATAGCAGAAAAGCGTCTATGGTTGTGCAGAGATCAGTTTGGTGTAAAACCACTTTATTACTTTCATGATGACACTGGATTTTATTTCGCCTCAGAAATAAAGGCCATCACTGCGTTTGTTCATCCTGTTGGCATAAACACTGAAGGATTGTACAATTACCTGTATTTTATGTATTCGCCGGGAGAAACTGCGTTTCTTGATAATTTGTATAAACTTCCCGGTGGTCATTTTCTTGAGTTTGACCTTTCCATCAATCAGCACAAGGTAATAAAATATTTTCAGCTTCCTCTGGCGCAAAATGTTGTCAAACTTACCGCACTTGAAGAATCAATGCGCCTTCTGGAATCGATATTGTTAAAAAATATCGAACTCCAACTGAATGCGGACGTTCCTGTTGGATTCATGCTCTCAGGTGGCTTGGACAGCAGTTTGATTTTGGCCATGGCAAAAAAAATTCAGCCCAATACGGATTTTACTGCATATACCATTGCTGCTTCCACCAATTTTCTGAATGAAGGATTTTCAGACGATGTGCATTTTGCAAAATTGGTTTGTAGGCATCTGGGTGTTCGACACAAGATCATTGAAAATGACAATTTTGAAATGGAAGACATTGACCAATTGATTTATCATTTGGAAGAACCTCAGGCAGATATCAGTTCTTTCTTGGTGGGCCGAATCGCGCAACAAGCGCGTCAGGATGGAGTTTTTGTTTTGATGAGCGGAGCTGGGGGAGATGATTTTTTTTCTGGTTACCGCAGACACCAGGCCATTTATTATCAAAAGACGTTGGGTTGGTGGCCCGGCAGTTTTGTAATGTTAAAATATATTTCAGCTTGCCTGGGAAAGAACAGTTCGATCAATAGAAGACTCAACAAATTTTTAAAATCATTTTCTTCAGATGGGCGCCAGTTAAATCTGGCATCTCTCTATGGTTGGATTGATTTTGATCAACTTAAATCTCTTTTAAATGATGCCCTCATTTTGGATCAGTGGATTGATCATCCAATTCGTCTGTACGAGACTGAATTTCAGAATTTACCTGCAGAGAATACATTAAACAAACTTTTGTATTTGGATTCGAAGTACTTTTTGCCCGATCACAATTTGAATTACAACGACAAATTATCCATGGCCCATGGAGTAGAACTTAGAGTACCCCTGGTCAACATGGATCTTGCGAATTTTACAGCCAATCTTTCTGTTGAGTTTAAAATGAAAGCGGGAGAAACCAAATTCATTTTAAAAAAACTTGCAGAGAAATACCTGCCCGAAAAAGTAGTCTATCGATCAAAAACGGGATTTGGCGGACCTGTGCGATCCTGGTTTGATAAGCCCAATGGAGAAAAATTCTTAGACTTACTCGATAGCAATAAGCACTATTTCAATAAAATTTTCAATGTTGAGAAACTGAGGAATCTTTATGATCTCAATCTAAAGGGTGAAGTCGATGCTTCTTATACTTTGCTGGGTGTTCTTTTCGTAGAATCCTGTTTGCGCCAATTTTATTTTAATGCTGGAGAATTAAAAATTAACTCATGA
- a CDS encoding ATP-binding cassette domain-containing protein yields MANLVISAKKLILKHGNVLVLNDLYIDVQERDWVEVIGASASGKSTLIKLFYGMKQDLVGTISVLDFSLNPVTRDFQSARRRMGCVSEWIPLLPDKTVRANLAIALNAADKIKDLNTAQVIEDILSKFNLQDKSGELAEQLSSSERLLVQLCRALVIRPRLLLLDGLFDQLDENLIQLTKNEIQQIALKDPLTVVSTGIYLKPYSPEHKRVFSLELGKLKEIKPS; encoded by the coding sequence ATGGCAAATCTTGTGATCAGCGCAAAGAAGTTGATACTGAAGCATGGTAATGTTTTGGTATTAAATGATTTATACATTGATGTGCAGGAAAGGGACTGGGTCGAAGTCATTGGAGCCAGCGCATCTGGCAAGTCCACGCTTATTAAACTATTCTACGGGATGAAGCAAGACCTTGTCGGTACTATCTCAGTATTGGATTTTTCCCTCAATCCGGTCACCAGAGATTTTCAATCTGCCAGACGCCGAATGGGTTGTGTTTCAGAGTGGATTCCACTACTACCGGACAAAACAGTCCGAGCCAATTTGGCCATTGCCCTGAATGCAGCAGATAAAATCAAGGATCTCAACACAGCTCAGGTCATTGAAGATATTTTATCAAAATTCAATCTGCAGGATAAGTCCGGCGAATTGGCTGAACAGCTCTCAAGTTCTGAAAGATTGTTGGTACAATTGTGCAGAGCATTGGTAATCAGACCTCGTCTGCTGTTGCTCGATGGATTGTTTGATCAGCTGGATGAAAATCTGATTCAGCTCACCAAAAATGAAATTCAACAAATTGCACTCAAAGATCCATTGACAGTCGTCTCTACCGGAATTTATCTCAAGCCCTATAGCCCCGAACACAAGCGTGTTTTTTCCCTGGAATTGGGAAAACTTAAGGAAATCAAGCCATCCTAA
- a CDS encoding glycosyltransferase family 4 protein — translation MPSNRPVLFIGNLPPPVNGQSLAFELAYTQYKGDKYLISQNFEGKNFWIKLIGTAAVCFRYLYFCWFKKPSLLYLVGSTSILGAWKDLFCIWCFSMRKVKVIVHIHGSGFGLFLNKYPSWIRNWVRGMYRKVSQFFILDEMMSLEYLSLGNDVVTRVVRNFYNPCLDDFTFTERSTQKIKIGYLSNIYYLKGIFVLLDAFEIIIREYPDLELHIAGKILSDQHLSLAECRKKFLSRVDGIPNVFYHGEVYGVAKCEFLNEANIFVFPSIHPTEGIPLSILEAFRSGCAVIASDTQYISALVTRKEGLCFKTGSVEDLVSCLRIFINDPHGLKLISSHNVDHAKTNFSPNQYIQSIENGIKEELNN, via the coding sequence ATGCCAAGCAATAGACCCGTTTTGTTTATTGGCAACCTGCCTCCACCTGTCAATGGTCAGTCGTTGGCATTTGAGCTGGCTTACACTCAATACAAAGGAGACAAATACTTGATTTCTCAGAATTTTGAAGGCAAGAATTTTTGGATTAAATTAATTGGTACTGCAGCAGTTTGTTTCCGCTATTTGTATTTTTGCTGGTTCAAGAAGCCTTCTCTTTTGTATCTGGTTGGCTCTACTTCTATCCTGGGAGCCTGGAAGGATTTATTTTGTATCTGGTGCTTTTCAATGAGGAAAGTGAAAGTGATCGTCCATATTCATGGTTCGGGATTTGGTTTGTTTCTTAATAAATATCCTTCCTGGATCCGTAACTGGGTAAGAGGTATGTATCGAAAGGTGAGTCAATTTTTTATTTTGGATGAGATGATGAGTTTAGAATACCTTTCACTGGGAAATGATGTTGTTACCAGAGTGGTGCGCAATTTTTATAATCCCTGTCTGGATGATTTTACATTCACAGAAAGATCCACTCAGAAAATTAAAATAGGGTATTTGTCAAATATCTATTACCTCAAGGGAATTTTTGTTTTGTTGGATGCCTTCGAAATCATAATAAGAGAATATCCAGATCTTGAATTGCACATCGCTGGTAAAATATTATCTGATCAGCATTTGTCACTTGCAGAATGTCGCAAGAAGTTTTTATCAAGGGTGGACGGTATTCCCAATGTATTTTACCACGGAGAAGTCTATGGTGTTGCTAAATGTGAATTCTTGAATGAGGCAAATATTTTTGTTTTTCCGAGCATTCATCCAACGGAAGGAATTCCTTTGTCTATTCTCGAAGCGTTCAGAAGCGGTTGTGCGGTGATTGCTTCAGATACGCAATATATATCTGCATTGGTGACCCGGAAGGAAGGCCTTTGTTTCAAAACAGGATCTGTTGAGGATTTGGTAAGCTGTTTGAGGATTTTTATAAATGATCCGCATGGTTTGAAACTTATTTCTTCGCACAATGTCGATCATGCAAAGACCAATTTCAGTCCGAATCAATACATTCAATCCATTGAGAATGGGATCAAAGAAGAATTGAACAATTAA
- the ffh gene encoding signal recognition particle protein: MFESLNEKLEFAFKNIKGEGKLTELNVAESIKEIRRALVAADVNYKIAKEFTDKVKEKALGTQNVLKAVKPGELMVKIVLDELTELMGGQAAGLNLSDHPAVILISGLQGSGKTTFSGKLAHYLKTQKNKKVLLTACDVYRPAAIDQLTVIAEQVGVEIFKDLESKDPVAISKSAIQYAKDQKLDVVIVDTAGRTSIDEEMMAEIENVKNTIKPSETIFVVDSMTGQDAVNVAATFHDRIQYDGVVLTKMDGDTRGGAALSIKYTVGKPIKFVSSGEKMETLDVFYPDRMAQRILGMGDIVSLVEKAQANFDEKEAKKMESKIKQNKFDFNDFLVQLQQIKKMGDIKSILGMLPGIGNAVKNLDIDDKAFGKVESIIQSMTPKERANPELLNMSRKTRIAKGCGKTIHEVNAFIKQFEEMKKMMHFMSKGNNMANMMKQMQNMRR, from the coding sequence ATGTTTGAAAGTCTAAATGAAAAACTCGAATTCGCCTTTAAGAATATTAAGGGAGAAGGAAAGCTCACCGAACTCAATGTAGCAGAGTCCATTAAGGAGATCAGAAGAGCCTTGGTGGCCGCCGATGTCAACTATAAAATTGCCAAAGAATTTACAGACAAAGTAAAGGAGAAAGCCCTCGGCACCCAGAATGTCCTCAAAGCTGTCAAACCCGGGGAGTTGATGGTCAAAATCGTGCTGGACGAGCTGACCGAGTTGATGGGTGGACAGGCAGCGGGTTTGAATTTAAGTGATCATCCCGCAGTGATTTTGATATCCGGTTTGCAGGGATCTGGAAAAACCACCTTCTCCGGAAAACTGGCCCATTATCTCAAAACACAAAAGAACAAAAAAGTCCTCCTGACCGCCTGTGATGTTTACCGACCGGCAGCCATCGATCAGCTGACCGTCATTGCGGAACAGGTTGGTGTTGAAATTTTCAAAGATCTTGAGAGCAAGGATCCTGTTGCTATTTCTAAATCGGCCATTCAGTATGCGAAAGACCAAAAATTGGATGTAGTCATTGTGGATACCGCCGGACGTACCTCCATCGATGAAGAAATGATGGCTGAAATAGAGAATGTCAAAAATACCATCAAGCCTTCTGAGACAATCTTTGTGGTGGACTCCATGACAGGACAGGATGCAGTCAACGTCGCTGCCACTTTTCACGATCGGATTCAATATGATGGAGTTGTGCTCACCAAAATGGACGGTGATACCCGGGGTGGTGCGGCCTTGTCCATTAAATACACGGTTGGCAAGCCCATCAAATTTGTTTCTTCCGGTGAGAAAATGGAGACGCTCGATGTATTTTATCCGGATCGCATGGCGCAAAGGATACTGGGTATGGGCGACATTGTTTCCCTCGTCGAAAAAGCGCAAGCCAATTTTGACGAGAAAGAGGCAAAAAAGATGGAGAGCAAAATCAAACAGAACAAGTTTGATTTCAATGATTTCCTGGTCCAGTTGCAGCAGATTAAAAAAATGGGGGACATCAAATCCATTCTGGGAATGTTACCTGGAATCGGCAATGCAGTCAAAAATTTGGACATCGATGACAAAGCCTTTGGTAAAGTGGAATCAATCATTCAGTCGATGACCCCCAAGGAAAGAGCAAATCCTGAGTTGTTGAACATGTCTCGGAAGACCCGCATTGCCAAAGGATGCGGTAAGACCATTCACGAGGTCAATGCTTTTATCAAACAGTTTGAAGAAATGAAAAAAATGATGCATTTCATGAGTAAAGGCAACAACATGGCCAACATGATGAAACAGATGCAAAACATGCGCAGGTAA
- a CDS encoding class I SAM-dependent methyltransferase, with protein MIQLFNQEKWRFQQELIPLLKDFPKESRILDLGCGSGSLLKALMENGFHQIKGVDLSPEQIEVAKSMGVTQAECAGIDEYLNNTPSNYDLIFGMDIIEHFTKNELVQLMLKLKSRLNRGGKIIFRTPNMDAILPNRYAYGDFTHECLLNASSASQLGLSCGFSKLQVIESNMDIRNPLLNWIRIFLLVILKLKMKVELFVTGRSSKDLIVSPNILLILEQ; from the coding sequence ATGATCCAACTTTTCAATCAGGAAAAATGGAGATTTCAACAAGAGCTAATTCCACTCCTGAAGGACTTTCCAAAAGAAAGCAGAATTCTGGACCTTGGTTGTGGATCAGGTAGCTTACTGAAAGCCTTAATGGAAAATGGTTTTCATCAAATTAAAGGGGTGGACCTCAGTCCCGAACAAATTGAAGTAGCAAAGTCCATGGGTGTGACTCAGGCTGAGTGTGCAGGCATCGATGAATATCTCAACAATACTCCATCCAACTATGATTTGATATTTGGCATGGATATCATCGAACATTTCACCAAAAATGAATTGGTACAGCTGATGTTAAAATTAAAAAGCCGATTGAATCGTGGAGGTAAAATTATTTTTCGCACACCCAATATGGATGCCATCCTTCCCAATCGATATGCTTATGGAGATTTTACCCATGAGTGTCTTTTGAATGCATCCTCAGCAAGTCAACTTGGTTTGTCCTGTGGATTTTCAAAACTGCAGGTGATTGAGTCCAACATGGACATTCGCAATCCTCTGCTGAATTGGATCCGAATCTTTTTGCTTGTCATCTTGAAGTTGAAAATGAAAGTTGAATTATTTGTGACCGGCAGAAGTTCGAAAGATCTGATTGTAAGTCCAAACATATTGTTGATTTTGGAGCAATGA
- a CDS encoding glycosyltransferase — translation MNVTSNGKIEIVFLYAELQAYNMAVIRSLINNWNARVTVVRWTNHLKMEFHPPSIEHLEVYSRSDFNSDTLYKKLLELPATIIFTSGWMDPMYTKVCKKWRKNFDLPVVSLSDTQWHGSWKQWIARLIFKYTHKTAFSHIAVAGPRQKKYAQILGFFSDEILEGCYSADLELFNEYFEKSHPVKNKKYPHRFLYLGRFAPEKGIKMMLQAWNEIENKKDWNLTIVGKGPLVIESIAKNNLHVDGFRTQNELLEIITTSGFLLVPSLFEPWSVTIHEFAAAGLPILSSDACGANDIFVEHGENGYIFPTANITSLKSYMVKIMDLSDAELIQFAERSHALGQRINPDMIATEWMSVLASS, via the coding sequence ATGAATGTGACTTCCAATGGAAAAATAGAGATTGTATTTCTGTATGCCGAATTGCAGGCTTACAATATGGCTGTAATACGCAGTTTGATCAACAACTGGAATGCAAGGGTTACCGTTGTTCGCTGGACAAATCATCTAAAAATGGAATTTCACCCTCCGTCCATTGAACATCTGGAAGTTTATTCGAGATCAGATTTCAACTCAGACACTTTGTATAAAAAATTGCTGGAGCTTCCTGCTACCATTATTTTTACTTCAGGATGGATGGATCCAATGTATACAAAGGTTTGTAAAAAATGGAGAAAAAATTTTGACCTGCCTGTGGTGAGCTTATCAGATACTCAATGGCATGGTAGCTGGAAACAATGGATTGCCAGATTGATTTTTAAATACACCCACAAAACTGCATTCAGCCACATTGCTGTTGCAGGACCAAGGCAGAAAAAATACGCCCAAATTCTTGGCTTTTTTTCAGATGAGATCTTAGAAGGTTGTTATTCAGCGGATCTAGAATTGTTTAATGAATATTTTGAAAAATCCCATCCAGTCAAAAACAAAAAATATCCCCATCGCTTTCTTTACCTTGGTCGTTTTGCACCAGAGAAGGGAATAAAAATGATGCTGCAGGCATGGAATGAAATAGAAAATAAAAAAGATTGGAACTTGACCATTGTCGGTAAAGGACCATTGGTTATTGAATCCATTGCAAAAAATAACTTGCACGTGGATGGCTTTAGAACTCAAAATGAATTATTGGAGATTATAACAACTTCAGGCTTTTTGTTAGTGCCTAGTTTGTTTGAACCCTGGTCTGTGACCATTCATGAGTTTGCAGCAGCAGGCTTACCCATTCTTTCGTCTGATGCATGTGGAGCCAACGACATATTTGTTGAGCATGGAGAAAATGGTTATATCTTCCCTACCGCAAATATAACATCCTTAAAATCCTACATGGTAAAGATCATGGATTTAAGCGATGCGGAATTAATCCAGTTTGCTGAAAGATCTCATGCATTGGGCCAGCGAATCAATCCTGATATGATCGCGACGGAATGGATGTCAGTACTGGCATCGAGCTGA